From a region of the Candidatus Amarolinea dominans genome:
- a CDS encoding DUF3048 domain-containing protein yields the protein MRIKPTVNHRRAWGLPWLLIAILLLTSCGQPTPAPSPTPTKTPKAPAAQATDAPKAVPPTDTPAPPATDTPAPPTDTPAPTDTPTPAPLPGNYLDPAKDPNLAPFTGLPLTDATVRDRRPLAIKVANTENVRPQDGLSKADVVIEQRVEYNLTRFTVIYYSQGAERVGSIRSARLPDLEWPAVFDAVLCFSGGVEPVRQKLYASDFADRILEQARNGSAYFRDPNIAVPNNLFASTTTLWNVTAARGWDKRPQPALGWVFSANPPANGRSVTSIKIPYPTGTDRVEWRYDAGSGRWLRWQGGVAQNDASIGAQLSSANVVVMAANHVPTLILEHDTVDRGVNRSIEIQVWGEGPVTVYRDGQAYQGKWIRGGRQDPLRFVDGNGNLIPLKPGNTWMQLVPLDMTVTAQ from the coding sequence ATGCGTATCAAACCTACTGTGAATCACCGCCGCGCCTGGGGTCTACCCTGGCTGCTGATTGCGATCCTGCTGCTGACCAGCTGCGGCCAGCCCACCCCCGCGCCTTCACCCACGCCAACGAAGACGCCGAAGGCGCCCGCGGCCCAGGCCACCGACGCGCCCAAAGCCGTCCCGCCGACCGATACGCCGGCGCCGCCGGCAACGGACACCCCGGCGCCGCCCACCGACACCCCCGCCCCAACTGACACGCCTACGCCGGCGCCGCTGCCCGGCAATTATCTCGATCCGGCCAAAGACCCCAACCTGGCGCCTTTCACCGGCCTGCCGCTGACCGACGCGACCGTGCGTGACCGGCGGCCCCTGGCGATCAAGGTGGCGAACACCGAAAACGTGCGGCCGCAGGACGGGCTGAGCAAGGCGGATGTGGTGATCGAGCAGCGCGTCGAGTACAACCTCACCCGGTTCACGGTGATTTACTACAGCCAGGGCGCGGAGCGCGTCGGCTCGATTCGCAGCGCGCGCTTGCCTGATCTGGAATGGCCGGCGGTGTTCGACGCGGTGCTCTGCTTCTCCGGCGGCGTCGAGCCGGTGCGCCAGAAGCTCTACGCCTCCGATTTTGCCGACCGCATCCTGGAACAGGCGCGTAACGGCAGCGCCTACTTCCGCGACCCCAACATCGCGGTGCCCAACAACCTGTTTGCCAGCACCACCACCCTGTGGAACGTGACCGCGGCCCGCGGTTGGGACAAGCGGCCGCAGCCGGCGTTGGGCTGGGTTTTCAGCGCCAACCCGCCGGCCAACGGCCGCAGTGTGACCAGTATCAAGATTCCCTATCCCACCGGCACTGACCGCGTGGAGTGGCGCTACGACGCGGGCAGCGGTCGCTGGCTGCGCTGGCAGGGCGGCGTGGCGCAAAATGATGCCAGCATCGGCGCGCAGTTGAGCAGCGCGAACGTCGTGGTGATGGCGGCCAATCATGTGCCCACCCTGATCCTGGAGCACGACACCGTGGATCGCGGCGTCAACCGCTCGATCGAAATCCAGGTGTGGGGCGAAGGCCCGGTGACCGTCTATCGCGATGGCCAGGCCTACCAGGGCAAGTGGATTCGCGGCGGCCGTCAGGACCCGCTGCGCTTTGTGGATGGCAATGGCAATCTGATCCCACTCAAGCCGGGGAACACCTGGATGCAACTCGTGCCGCTCGATATGACGGTGACGGCGCAGTAA